A window from Acropora palmata chromosome 14, jaAcrPala1.3, whole genome shotgun sequence encodes these proteins:
- the LOC141865428 gene encoding uncharacterized protein LOC141865428, with product MPSLRETRDMLLFAHSDNLISEEECLLLYHLNKSSNLELPYWSYEQFDLDLLNDDECKAEFRFYKRDVYLLAEVLQIPDQIQCYNRLVVHGIEALCMFPKRFAYACRYSDMLPRFARPVPQLCRISTQVMDFIYQTHNHRLRSFNQPWLSQASLQNYADVIHATWAPLPNCWGFIDGTVMPVSRPGKNQRVLYNGHKRVHAIKFQSIVAPNGLIANLFGPVEGRRHDSGMLAVSGLLADLQRHSFSPLGQPLCVYGDPAYPINRHLQGPFKGVRITAIQNEYNTAMSPVRASVEWVFGDIINYFAFMDFKKNLKIR from the exons ATGCCCTCTTTAAGAGAAACTAGAGATATGTTGCTGTTTGCTCACAGCGATAATTTGATAAGCGAAGAAGAATGTTTGCTCTTATATCATTTAAACAAGTCAAGCAACCTTGAGCTACCGTATTGGAGTTATGAACAGTTTGACCTGGATCTTTTAAATGACGATGAATGCAAGGCAGAATTCAGATTCTACAAGAGGGACGTATACCTTCTTGCTGAAGTGTTGCAGATTCCGGATCAAATACAATG TTATAATCGTCTTGTTGTCCATGGGATCGAAGCTCTTTGTATGTTTCCTAAGCGATTTGCATACGCTTGTAGATATTCAGATATGCTGCCAAGGTTTGCGAGACCTGTCCCTCAACTTTGTAGGATATCCACTCAAGTGATGGATTTCATTTATCAAACACACAACCACCGTTTACGAAGTTTTAACCAGCCATGGCTCTCTCAGGCAAGTCTTCAGAATTATGCCGATGTAATTCATGCTACTTGGGCTCCACTTCCTAATTGCTGGGGTTTTATCGATGGAACAGTCATGCCAGTTTCTAGGCCTGGGAAAAATCAAAGAGTTCTGTACAACGGGCACAAGAGGGtccatgcaataaaatttcagTCAATTGTGGCCCCAAATGGTTTGATAGCTAACCTCTTTGGCCCAGTCGAGGGAAGAAGACATGACAGCGGCATGCTGGCAGTGTCAGGTTTACTCGCCGACTTACAACGTCACTCGTTCTCTCCTCTTGGACAACCTTTGTGTGTTTATGGGGATCCGGCTTACCCCATTAACAGACACCTCCAAGGACCATTCAAAGGAGTCAGGATCACCGCTATACAGAATGAGTACAACACTGCAATGAGTCCTGTTAGAGCATCAGTGGAGTGGGTTTTTGGGGACATTATAAACTACTTCGCTTTTATGGATTTTaagaagaatttgaaaattcgtTGA